A window of the Brassica oleracea var. oleracea cultivar TO1000 chromosome C1, BOL, whole genome shotgun sequence genome harbors these coding sequences:
- the LOC106304633 gene encoding oligosaccharyltransferase complex subunit ostc: MAPRTDSQTLATMSDASNESSIDPIFHILRLIPFSFLRPPRLRLKLPSFTLPSPMTVFALILLTYFLVISGFVYDVIVEPPGIGSTQDPNTGAIRPVVFMSGRVNGQYIIEGLSSGFMFVMGGIGIIMLDLALDKNRAKSVKASYATAGVTSIVIGYVMSMLFIRIKIPGYLH, encoded by the coding sequence ATGGCTCCGAGAACCGATTCGCAAACCCTAGCCACCATGTCAGACGCGTCTAATGAATCATCGATCGATCCGATCTTCCACATTCTCCGTCTCATCCCTTTCTCATTCCTCCGGCCGCCGCGTCTCCGTCTCAAGCTCCCTTCCTTCACGCTCCCATCTCCGATGACAGTCTTCGCGCTGATTCTCCTCACCTACTTCCTCGTCATATCCGGATTCGTCTACGACGTGATTGTGGAGCCTCCAGGTATCGGGTCGACCCAGGATCCAAACACCGGGGCGATACGGCCCGTCGTGTTCATGTCGGGTCGGGTCAACGGGCAGTACATCATCGAAGGTCTTTCGTCGGGGTTCATGTTCGTGATGGGTGGGATCGGGATCATAATGCTGGATCTGGCGTTGGATAAGAATCGAGCTAAGAGTGTTAAAGCATCGTATGCTACGGCGGGGGTGACTTCCATTGTGATTGGTTATGTTATGAGTATGCTCTTCATACGTATTAAGATCCCTGGTTATCTCCATTAG
- the LOC106304611 gene encoding protein DECREASED SIZE EXCLUSION LIMIT 1, producing the protein MSKRPPPDPVAVLRGHRHSVMDVSFHPSKSLLFTGSADGELRIWDTIQHRTVSSAWAHSRANGVLAVAASPWLGENKVISQGRDGTVKCWDIEDGGLSRDPLLVLNTSAYHFCKFSLVKKPKTSLKEAEGHSKNCNEQDVEDKRNVQCTDDRVGSVGDSGLLQDGDHAESATYVAVAGEEPTEVEIWDLNTRSKIIQLPQATPDESACASTKERGMCMAVQLFSPPESQGFLHVLAGYEDGSTLLWDIRNPKIPLTSVRFHSEPVLSLCVASSCDGGISGGADDKIVMYNINHSTGSLTLRKEIILERPGISGTSIRPDGKIAATAGWDHRVRVYNYRKGSPLAILKYHGATCNAVSYSPDCELMASASEDATLAIWKLYPPHKSH; encoded by the exons ATGAGCAAGAGACCGCCGCCTGATCCGGTGGCTGTGCTTAGAGGACACCGTCACTCTGTTATGGACGTTTCGTTCCATCCATCAAAGTCTCTGCTTTTCACTGG TTCAGCTGATGGAGAGTTGAGGATTTGGGATACCATTCAGCACCGTACAGTTTCTTCTGCTTG GGCTCATAGTAGAGCAAATGGGGTTTTAGCTGTAGCAGCTAGTCCTTGGTTAGGAGAGAACAAGGTTATCAG TCAGGGAAGAGATGGAACTGTCAAGTGTTGGGATATTGAAGATGGTGGTCTGTCAAG GGATCCATTACTAGTACTCAATACAAGCGCATATCATTTTTGCAAGTTCTCTCTTGTAAAGAAGCCTAAGACTTCTCTCAAAGAAGCTGAAGGTCACTCCAAGAATTGCAATGAGCAGGACGTTGAAGACAAGCGTAATGTTCAATGTACAGATGATCGTGTGGGATCTGTGGGGGACTCTGGTTTGCTTCAAG ATGGAGATCATGCTGAAAGTGCCACTTACGTAGCAGTAGCAGGGGAGGAACCTACTGAG GTAGAGATATGGGATCTGAATACCAGAAGCAAGATCATACAGCTTCCTCAAGCTACTCCTGATGAATCCGCCTGTGCTTCTACTAAAGAAAGAG GAATGTGTATGGCTGTTCAATTATTTTCCCCTCCTGAATCACAGGGTTTCTTACATGTCTTAGCTGG TTATGAGGATGGGTCAACACTGCTTTGGGATATACGCAATCCGAAGATTCCTCTAACAAGTGTGAGGTTTCATTCAGAGCCAG TTCTAAGTCTCTGTGTTGCATCGTCATGCGATGGAGGTATCTCAGGAGGGGCAGATGACAAAATTGTGATGTATAATATCAACCATTCAACC GGCTCTTTAACACTGAGGAAAGAGATTATTTTGGAAAGGCCAGGCATCTCCGGCACCTCAATCCGACCTGATGGGAAAATTGCAGCCACAGCTGGTTGGGATCACAG AGTAAGGGTGTACAATTACCGCAAAGGAAGTCCTCTAGCGATACTAAAGTACCACGGAGCAACG TGCAACGCCGTGTCCTACTCTCCAGACTGTGAGCTAATGGCGTCTGCTTCCGAGGATGCAACCCTTGCTATCTGGAAACTCTATCCTCCCCACAAATCTCACTGA
- the LOC106304640 gene encoding transmembrane protein 230-like, which translates to MAYVDHAFSISDEDMMIGTAYTVNNRPPVKEIALAVALLVFGTLGIVSGFFMAYNLVGGDRGHGIFFMVLGCLLFIPGFYYTRIAYYAYKGYQGFSFSNIPPV; encoded by the exons ATGGCGTACGTGGATCATGCGTTCTCGATATCGGACGAGGACATGATGATTGGGACTGCGTACACCGTGAATAACCGGCCGCCGGTTAAGGAGATCGCACTCGCGGTGGCTCTACTCGTGTTCGGAACCCTAGGAATCGTCTCAGGCTTCTTCATGGCGTACAATCTAGTTGGCGGTGATCGAGGCCACG GGATATTCTTCATGGTCCTGGGGTGTCTGCTGTTCATTCCAGGGTTTTACTATACTCGGATCGCCTATTACGCTTACAAAGGATACCAAGGTTTCTCTTTCTCTAACATACCCCCTGTCTAG
- the LOC106304601 gene encoding threonine synthase 1, chloroplastic, with translation MASSCLSFNASVSPNHDLFRRHPSSPLLRHRPVLISCTSPADGNNTTTPIETITKPRRTENTIRDDARLQRSTAANPFSARYVPFNAPPGSSEQYSLDEIVYRSRSGGLLDVEHDMEALKRFDGAYWRDLFDSRVGKSTWPYGSGVWSKKEWVLPEIDDDDIVSAFEGNSNLFWAERFGKKFLGMNDLWVKHCGISHTGSFKDLGMTVLVSQVNRLRKMKRPVVGVGCASTGDTSAALSAYCASAGIPSIVFLPANKISMAQLVQPIANGAFVLSIDTDFDGCMKLIREITAELPIYLANSLNSLRLEGQKTAAIEILQQFDWQVPDWVIVPGGNLGNIYAFYKGFKMCQELGLVDRIPRMVCAQAANANPLYLHYKSGWKDFKPMTASTTFASAIQIGDPVSIDRAVYALKKCDGIVEEATEEELMDAMAQADSTGMFICPHTGVALTALFKLRNRGVIAPTDRTVVVSTAHGLKFTQSKIDYHSKAIPDMACRFSNPPVEVKADFGAVMDVLKSYLGSQTLRS, from the coding sequence ATGGCTTCCTCTTGTCTCTCCTTCAACGCCTCTGTCAGCCCTAATCATGACCTCTTCCGCCGCCACCCTTCCTCCCCTCTCCTCCGCCACCGCCCCGTCCTCATCTCATGCACCTCCCCCGCAGACGGAAACAACACCACCACACCGATCGAAACAATCACCAAGCCTCGCCGAACCGAGAACACCATCCGCGACGACGCACGTCTCCAACGCTCCACCGCCGCGAATCCCTTCTCCGCCAGATACGTCCCGTTCAACGCTCCCCCCGGATCCAGCGAGCAATACTCCCTCGACGAGATCGTCTACCGCAGCCGCTCCGGCGGCCTCCTCGACGTCGAGCACGACATGGAGGCTCTGAAGCGCTTCGACGGCGCGTACTGGCGCGATCTCTTCGATTCGCGAGTCGGCAAAAGCACGTGGCCGTACGGATCGGGCGTGTGGTCGAAGAAAGAGTGGGTCCTACCCGAGATCGACGACGACGACATCGTTTCGGCCTTCGAAGGAAACTCTAACCTCTTCTGGGCCGAGAGGTTCGGTAAAAAGTTTCTAGGGATGAACGATCTCTGGGTCAAACACTGTGGGATTAGCCATACCGGAAGTTTTAAGGATCTCGGTATGACCGTTTTGGTTAGCCAAGTTAACCGGTTAAGGAAAATGAAACGTCCCGTTGTAGGAGTCGGTTGCGCTTCAACCGGAGACACGTCAGCAGCTCTATCAGCTTACTGCGCATCCGCGGGGATACCTTCCATCGTCTTCTTGCCTGCGAACAAGATCTCGATGGCTCAGCTTGTTCAGCCGATAGCTAACGGCGCGTTTGTTCTCAGCATCGACACTGATTTCGACGGCTGTATGAAGCTTATTCGAGAGATAACCGCCGAGTTACCGATCTACTTGGCGAACTCGTTGAATAGTTTGAGGTTAGAAGGGCAGAAGACTGCAGCGATTGAGATTCTTCAGCAGTTTGATTGGCAGGTTCCTGATTGGGTGATTGTTCCCGGTGGCAATCTCGGTAACATCTATGCTTTCTACAAAGGTTTCAAGATGTGTCAAGAGCTTGGACTCGTTGATAGGATCCCTAGGATGGTGTGTGCACAAGCTGCTAATGCGAATCCTCTTTACTTGCATTACAAGTCTGGCTGGAAGGACTTCAAGCCCATGACTGCGAGCACCACTTTCGCCTCGGCCATTCAGATTGGTGACCCTGTGTCTATTGATAGAGCTGTGTATGCGCTCAAGAAGTGCGACGGGATTGTGGAGGAAGCTACGGAGGAGGAGCTGATGGATGCGATGGCGCAGGCGGATTCTACTGGGATGTTTATATGTCCGCATACGGGTGTGGCGTTGACTGCTCTGTTTAAGCTGAGGAACAGAGGAGTGATTGCGCCGACTGATAGGACTGTTGTTGTGAGTACTGCTCATGGGTTGAAGTTTACTCAGTCCAAGATTGATTATCACTCCAAAGCTATTCCTGACATGGCTTGCAGATTCTCTAACCCTCCTGTTGAAGTGAAGGCTGATTTTGGAGCTGTTATGGATGTTCTCAAGAGTTACTTAGGAAGTCAGACACTTAGGTCATAA
- the LOC106304623 gene encoding WD repeat-containing protein VIP3, giving the protein MKLAGLKSIENAHEDSVWAATWVPATEERPALLLTGSLDETVKLWRADELDLVRTNTGHSLGVAAVAAHPSGIIAASSSLDSFVRVFDVDTNATIAVLEAPPSEVWGMQFEPKGTILAVAGGSSASVKLWDTASWRLISTLSIPRPEAPKPSDKTSSKKFVLSVAWSPNGKRLACGSMDGTICVFDVDRSKLLHQLEGHNMPVRSLVFSPVDPRVLFSGSDDGHVNMHDAEGKTLVGSMSGHTSWVLSVDASPDGGAIATGSSDRTVRLWDLKMRAAIQTMSNHNDQVWSVAFRPPGGTGVRAGRLASVSDDKSVSLYDYS; this is encoded by the exons ATGAAACTCGCAGGCCTGAAATCGATCGAGAACGCGCACGAAGATTCCGTTTGGGCGGCGACATGGGTTCCGGCGACGGAAGAACGACCGGCGTTGCTTCTTACCGGATCTCTAGACGAGACGGTGAAGCTATGGAGAGCGGACGAGCTGGATCTAGTGAGGACTAACACAGGACACTCCTTGGGAGTAGCAGCTGTGGCGGCGCATCCTTCCGGAATCATCGCAGCTTCCTCTTCACTCGATAGCTTCGTCCGTGTCTTCGATGTTGACACTAATGCCACCATCGCTGTTCTCGAAGCTCCTCCTTCCGAGGTTTGGGGTATGCAATTTGAACCTAAG GGTACAATCCTTGCTGTTGCTGGTGGAAGTAGCGCCTCGGTCAAGCTTTGGGACACTGCGAGCTGGAGACTAATCTCAACTCTCTCAATCCCACGTCCTGAAGCACCAAAGCCTTCTGATAAAACCAGCAGCAAGAAGTTCGTTCTCTCCGTTGCTTGGTCTCCCAACGGGAAACGCCTTGCTTGTGGTTCAATGGATGGCACGATCTGCGTCTTTGATGTTGATCGCTCTAAGCTTCTTCACCAGCTGGAAGGCCACAACATGCCTGTAAGGTCCCTTGTGTTCTCCCCTGTAGACCCGAGAGTCCTCTTCTCCGGATCAGATGATGGGCATGTGAACATGCACGACGCAGAAGGGAAAACGCTTGTGGGGTCCATGTCGGGGCACACGAGCTGGGTGCTGAGCGTTGATGCTAGCCCTGACGGTGGAGCTATAGCAACAGGGTCGAGTGATAGGACTGTGAGGCTGTGGGATCTTAAGATGAGAGCGGCTATTCAGACAATGAGCAACCATAATGACCAGGTTTGGTCTGTAGCGTTTAGACCACCTGGTGGAACTGGTGTCCGTGCTGGTCGTCTCGCTAGTGTCTCTGACGACAAGAGTGTATCGCTCTATGATTACTCATGA
- the LOC106344282 gene encoding pre-mRNA cleavage factor Im 25 kDa subunit 1, translating to MGEEAPVLDIESSEENATRRNQGSMVDLYPLSSYYFGSRDAVRVKDEMIADRVVRLKSDYAAHGLRTCVEAVLLVELFKHPHVLLLQYRNSIFKLPGGRLRPGESDVDGLKRKLASKLSVNENVLVPGLEVGECIGKWWRPNFETLMYPFLPPNVKHPKECLKLFLGRLALHQQFVVPKNFKLLAVPLCQLHGNEKTYGPIISQIPKLLSKFSFNMMEI from the exons ATGGGTGAAGAAGCACCAGTTTTAGATATAGAGAGCAGCGAAGAGAACGCGACGAGAAGAAACCAGGGCTCGATGGTAGATTTATACCCACTTAGCAGCTACTACTTCGGTTCGCGAGACGCTGTTCGCGTCAAGGACGAGATGATCGCTGATCGTGTCGTCAGATTGAAATCAGA TTACGCTGCTCATGGATTGAGGACTTGCGTTGAAGCTGTTCTTCTG GTTGAGTTGTTCAAGCATCCTCATGTTTTGCTTCTTCAGTATAGAAACTCCATTTTCAAGCTTCCTGGTGGTCGTTTGAGACCCGGTGAATCAG ATGTTGATGGTCTGAAACGCAAACTCGCATCAAAGCTTTCGGTTAACGAGAATGTCCTTGTTCCGGGTTTGGAG GTAGGAGAATGCATAGGGAAGTGGTGGAGACCAAACTTTGAGACATTGATGTATCCATTCTTGCCACCCAATGTGAAACACCCTAAG GAATGCTTAAAGCTTTTTCTTGGGAGACTAGCGCTACATCAACAGTTTGTCGTGCCTAAAAACTTCAAGCTCCTCGCTGTTCCCTTGTGCCAACTCCATGGAAATGAAAAG ACTTATGGGCCAATCATATCGCAGATTCCCAAGCTTCTTTCCAAGTTCTCATTCAACATGATGGAGATATGA
- the LOC106321245 gene encoding mitogen-activated protein kinase kinase 2, with amino-acid sequence MKKGGFSNNLKLSIPPAGEQSITKFLTQSGTFKDGDLRVNKDGVRIVSQSEPEALSPIKPADDELSLSDLDMVKVIGKGSSGVVQLVQHKWTGQFFALKVIQLNVDEAIRKSIAQELKINQSSQCPYLVTSYQSFYDNGAISLILEYMDGGSLEDFLKSVKTIPESYLSTIFKQVLQGLIYLHHDKHIIHRDLKPSNLLVNHRGEVKITDFGVSTVMTNTAGLANTFVGTYNYMSPERIVGNKYGNKSDIWSLGLVVLECATGKFPYLPPDEEETWSSVFELMEAIVDQPPPTLPSESFSPELSSFISTCLQKDPNSRSSARELMEHPFVKKYDNNSEINLASYFTNAGSPLATLKNLSGTFSV; translated from the exons ATGAAGAAGGGTGGATTCAGCAATAATCTCAAGCTCTCAATCCCTCCTGCTGGCGAGCAATCCATCACCAAATTCTT GACGCAGAGCGGTACGTTCAAGGATGGAGATCTGCGAGTCAACAAAGACGGAGTTCGAATCGTCTCTCAGTCTGAGCCTGAAGCT CTGTCTCCGATTAAGCCAGCGGATGATGAGTTGAGCTTATCCGATTTGGACATGGTTAAAGTCATTGGTAAAGGAAGCAGCGGTGTTGTGCAGCTTGTTCAACACAAATGGACTGGTCAATTCTTCGCCTTAAAGGTCATTCAACTAAACGTCGATGAAGCGATTCGCAAGTCAATTGCACAAGAGCTTAAAATAAACCAGTCGTCACAATGTCCGTACCTTGTTACCTCGTACCAATCGTTTTACGATAATGGCGCAATCTCGCTGATTTTGGAGTACATGGACGGTGGATCTCTAGAAGACTTTCTCAAATCAGTCAAAACCATCCCTGAGTCCTATCTTTCTACCATCTTTAAGCAA GTGCTTCAGGGACTGATCTATCTTCATCATGACAAGCACATCATCCACCGTGACTTGAAACCATCGAATCTGTTGGTCAACCACAGAGGAGAGGTCAAGATCACTGACTTCGGTGTGAGTACCGTTATGACTAACACCGCGGGTTTAGCAAACACCTTTGTCGGGACTTACAACTATATGTCT CCAGAGAGGATCGTTGGGAACAAGTACGGTAACAAAAGCGATATATGGAGCTTGGGATTAGTAGTGCTTGAATGTGCAACAGGGAAGTTCCCATATTTGCCACCAGATGAAGAGGAAACATGGAGCAGTGTTTTCGAGTTGATGGAAGCAATCGTGGACCAACCACCACCAACTCTTCCTTCAGAAAGCTTCTCCCCTGAGTTATCTTCATTCATCTCCACTTG TTTGCAAAAGGACCCAAACAGTCGAAGCTCTGCTAGGGAACTAATG GAACATCCTTTCGTGAAGAAATACGACAACAACTCGGAGATCAACCTCGCGTCATACTTTACAAATGCAGGGTCTCCGCTTGCAACGCTTAAGAATCTGTCTGGTACATTCTCCGTTTAA
- the LOC106306175 gene encoding patatin-like protein 8 isoform X1 — protein sequence MYRRYDKPPPLAVSSKENKKKKHFANHTAPNTPGNHERTQASPTLSTARSHEPFIDSSDGKLSYEIFSILESKFLFGYEDPRLSWIPRSPLRPGADSSDAGPSPRSPLTPNGVVLPGTPSSFRSPRGRICVLSIDGGGMRGLLAGKSLIYLEQMLKEKSGDPNARIADYFDVAAGSGIGGVFSAMMFATRDGNRPMFKADDTWKFLVDNAESFYRSGGGGGGGGAGAAIKRVMRSGSSSSSSVSAATAKLEKAMKASFADLTLKDTLKPILISCYDLSSTAPLLFSRADALESDSFDFRLRDICRATWAEPGTFDPVRTSSVDGKTRCVAVGGGLAMSNPTAAAITHVFHNKQEFPAVKGVEDMLVLSLGTGQLFEVNYDYEQVKNWRVKEWARPMARISGDGSAEFVDQAVAMGFGPYRSSNYVRIQQANGSRLGACGPNVDTDPRAENVKKLTEIADEMLKQNNVESVLFGGKRIGEMSNSDKLEWFASELVIEQQRRSVSASPTVTLKQAVSKTNRNAINATLTLISKER from the exons ATGTATCGACGGTACGATAAGCCACCGCCACTGGCTGTTTCCTCCAAGGAGAATAAGAAGAAGAAGCATTTCGCCAACCACACAGCTCCCAACACTCCCGGAAACCACGAGAGGACTCAAGCCAGTCCAACGCTATCGACAGCTCGATCTCACGAACCGTTCATCGACTCCTCCGATGGTAAGCTCAGCTACGAAATCTTCTCCATTCTCGAGAGCAAGTTCCTCTTCGGTTACGAAGACCCGAGGCTATCGTGGATCCCTCGTAGTCCGTTACGACCCGGTGCTGATTCTTCCGACGCTGGACCTTCTCCGAGATCGCCGTTGACTCCAAACGGCGTCGTTCTCCCCGGGACTCCGTCTTCGTTCAGGAGCCCGAGAGGGAGAATCTGCGTGCTGAGCATCGACGGCGGCGGGATGAGAGGTCTTTTGGCGGGAAAATCTCTGATCTATCTTGAGCAGATGCTGAAGGAGAAATCCGGCGATCCAAACGCTCGGATCGCGGATTACTTCGACGTCGCCGCCGGATCAGGTATCGGAGGGGTGTTCTCGGCGATGATGTTCGCGACTAGAGACGGTAACCGCCCGATGTTCAAGGCGGATGACACGTGGAAGTTCCTAGTGGACAACGCGGAGAGTTTCTACAGATCAGGCGGAGGAGGAGGAGGCGGCGGAGCAGGAGCGGCGATCAAACGCGTCATGAGATCCGGATCCTCCTCGTCTTCTTCCGTTTCCGCCGCGACGGCGAAGCTCGAGAAAGCGATGAAAGCGTCGTTCGCTGATCTGACGCTTAAAGACACTTTGAAACCGATTCTCATCTCTTGCTACGATCTCTCCAGCACGGCGCCGCTTCTGTTCTCACGCGCCGACGCGCTGGAGAGCGACAGTTTCGATTTCCGTCTCCGAGATATCTGCCGCGCCACGTGGGCGGAGCCGGGGACGTTCGATCCGGTTCGCACGTCCTCCGTCGATGGAAAAACGCGGTGCGTTGCGGTTGGAGGTGGGCTCGCGATGAGTAATCCGACGGCGGCGGCGATAACGCACGTGTTTCATAACAAACAGGAGTTTCCGGCGGTTAAGGGAGTGGAGGATATGTTGGTGTTGTCGCTTGGGACTGGTCAGCTTTTCGAAGTGAATTATGATTATGAGCAAGTTAAAAACTGGCGGGTAAAAGAATGGGCCAGGCCCATGGCGAGGATCTCTGGTGATGGTTCTGCTGAGTTTGTTGATCAAGCTGTTGCTATGGGCTTTGGGCCTTACCGTAGCAGTAACTACGTTCGCATTCAG CAGGCAAACGGATCGAGGTTAGGAGCTTGTGGGCCGAACGTGGACACGGATCCAAGAGCAGAGAATGTAAAGAAACTGACGGAGATAGCTGATGAGATGTTGAAGCAGAACAATGTTGAATCGGTTTTGTTCGGTGGCAAAAGGATCGGTGAAATGAGTAATTCGGATAAACTAGAGTGGTTCGCAAGCGAGCTTGTGATAGAGCAGCAAAGACGAAGTGTTAGCGCGTCACCAACCGTGACGTTAAAGCAAGCTGTGTCCAAAACCAACCGCAACGCTATAAACGCAACTCTCACTCTCATATCTAAAGAAAGGTGA
- the LOC106306175 gene encoding patatin-like protein 8 isoform X2: MYRRYDKPPPLAVSSKENKKKKHFANHTAPNTPGNHERTQASPTLSTARSHEPFIDSSDGKLSYEIFSILESKFLFGYEDPRLSWIPRSPLRPGADSSDAGPSPRSPLTPNGVVLPGTPSSFRSPRGRICVLSIDGGGMRGLLAGKSLIYLEQMLKEKSGDPNARIADYFDVAAGSGIGGVFSAMMFATRDGNRPMFKADDTWKFLVDNAESFYRSGGGGGGGGAGAAIKRVMRSGSSSSSSVSAATAKLEKAMKASFADLTLKDTLKPILISCYDLSSTAPLLFSRADALESDSFDFRLRDICRATWAEPGTFDPVRTSSVDGKTRCVAVGGGLAMSNPTAAAITHVFHNKQEFPAVKGVEDMLVLSLGTGQLFEVNYDYEQVKNWRVKEWARPMARISGDGSAEFVDQAVAMGFGPYRSSNYVRIQANGSRLGACGPNVDTDPRAENVKKLTEIADEMLKQNNVESVLFGGKRIGEMSNSDKLEWFASELVIEQQRRSVSASPTVTLKQAVSKTNRNAINATLTLISKER, encoded by the exons ATGTATCGACGGTACGATAAGCCACCGCCACTGGCTGTTTCCTCCAAGGAGAATAAGAAGAAGAAGCATTTCGCCAACCACACAGCTCCCAACACTCCCGGAAACCACGAGAGGACTCAAGCCAGTCCAACGCTATCGACAGCTCGATCTCACGAACCGTTCATCGACTCCTCCGATGGTAAGCTCAGCTACGAAATCTTCTCCATTCTCGAGAGCAAGTTCCTCTTCGGTTACGAAGACCCGAGGCTATCGTGGATCCCTCGTAGTCCGTTACGACCCGGTGCTGATTCTTCCGACGCTGGACCTTCTCCGAGATCGCCGTTGACTCCAAACGGCGTCGTTCTCCCCGGGACTCCGTCTTCGTTCAGGAGCCCGAGAGGGAGAATCTGCGTGCTGAGCATCGACGGCGGCGGGATGAGAGGTCTTTTGGCGGGAAAATCTCTGATCTATCTTGAGCAGATGCTGAAGGAGAAATCCGGCGATCCAAACGCTCGGATCGCGGATTACTTCGACGTCGCCGCCGGATCAGGTATCGGAGGGGTGTTCTCGGCGATGATGTTCGCGACTAGAGACGGTAACCGCCCGATGTTCAAGGCGGATGACACGTGGAAGTTCCTAGTGGACAACGCGGAGAGTTTCTACAGATCAGGCGGAGGAGGAGGAGGCGGCGGAGCAGGAGCGGCGATCAAACGCGTCATGAGATCCGGATCCTCCTCGTCTTCTTCCGTTTCCGCCGCGACGGCGAAGCTCGAGAAAGCGATGAAAGCGTCGTTCGCTGATCTGACGCTTAAAGACACTTTGAAACCGATTCTCATCTCTTGCTACGATCTCTCCAGCACGGCGCCGCTTCTGTTCTCACGCGCCGACGCGCTGGAGAGCGACAGTTTCGATTTCCGTCTCCGAGATATCTGCCGCGCCACGTGGGCGGAGCCGGGGACGTTCGATCCGGTTCGCACGTCCTCCGTCGATGGAAAAACGCGGTGCGTTGCGGTTGGAGGTGGGCTCGCGATGAGTAATCCGACGGCGGCGGCGATAACGCACGTGTTTCATAACAAACAGGAGTTTCCGGCGGTTAAGGGAGTGGAGGATATGTTGGTGTTGTCGCTTGGGACTGGTCAGCTTTTCGAAGTGAATTATGATTATGAGCAAGTTAAAAACTGGCGGGTAAAAGAATGGGCCAGGCCCATGGCGAGGATCTCTGGTGATGGTTCTGCTGAGTTTGTTGATCAAGCTGTTGCTATGGGCTTTGGGCCTTACCGTAGCAGTAACTACGTTCGCATTCAG GCAAACGGATCGAGGTTAGGAGCTTGTGGGCCGAACGTGGACACGGATCCAAGAGCAGAGAATGTAAAGAAACTGACGGAGATAGCTGATGAGATGTTGAAGCAGAACAATGTTGAATCGGTTTTGTTCGGTGGCAAAAGGATCGGTGAAATGAGTAATTCGGATAAACTAGAGTGGTTCGCAAGCGAGCTTGTGATAGAGCAGCAAAGACGAAGTGTTAGCGCGTCACCAACCGTGACGTTAAAGCAAGCTGTGTCCAAAACCAACCGCAACGCTATAAACGCAACTCTCACTCTCATATCTAAAGAAAGGTGA